A single region of the Nocardioides sp. W7 genome encodes:
- a CDS encoding ABC transporter substrate-binding protein — MLLPTRIVRPTLATAAVLALTVGCGASGDDKDSSKPAPGAAASYETGLVNIPEAGEPVDGGTLTFAAFSEPALLDPAETIVAGSTGGLEMAAIYDVLLRWDSASNKVVPQLAESMQANDDATEWTLTLREGVSFSDGTPLDAAAVKWSLERYVEKGADEAMLWSSNVTAVKTPDERTVVFELAKPWTSFDYMLTTGPGMVVAKASDAGGAFTPIGAGAFTLAEQRPQEEIVLKANADYWEGRPHLDEVHVKFLNDPTASMDSLESDAVDAAFLRDADLVDELVEKKSPGFLNLVSLGNVAVINATEGRPGADPRVRQAMHLAIDPALVAKRAFDGAGIASNAVFPEPSQWASDVKPLPTDPKRAKELLEEAKADGFDGKLTYLDASDPASRATALTVKASLEAVGFEVETDLVRDVQSQIAKVAVEQNYDVAGWGISWREAGPYGRMFATLHSEGNLSVGMHTGPEMDALFDEFQAAATEDEQRDVMSRIQEQWNVDVPALVYGPTTELLAWNDDVHGVVDSTNTLVLLDDAWVEGS, encoded by the coding sequence ATGCTGCTGCCCACCCGGATCGTCCGTCCCACCCTCGCCACCGCGGCCGTGCTCGCGCTGACGGTCGGTTGCGGTGCGTCCGGTGACGACAAGGACTCGAGCAAGCCCGCGCCCGGCGCAGCGGCGAGCTACGAGACCGGACTGGTCAACATCCCCGAGGCGGGCGAGCCCGTCGACGGTGGGACGCTCACCTTCGCGGCGTTCTCGGAGCCGGCGCTCCTCGACCCGGCGGAGACGATCGTGGCCGGTTCGACCGGCGGCCTGGAGATGGCGGCGATCTACGACGTCCTGCTGCGCTGGGACAGCGCGTCCAACAAGGTCGTGCCGCAGCTCGCGGAGTCGATGCAGGCCAACGACGACGCCACCGAGTGGACGCTCACGCTGCGCGAGGGCGTCAGCTTCTCCGACGGCACCCCGCTGGACGCGGCGGCGGTCAAGTGGAGCCTGGAGCGCTACGTCGAGAAGGGCGCGGACGAGGCGATGCTCTGGTCGAGCAACGTCACCGCCGTCAAGACCCCCGACGAGCGCACCGTGGTCTTCGAGCTGGCCAAGCCGTGGACGAGCTTCGACTACATGCTGACCACCGGTCCGGGCATGGTCGTGGCGAAGGCGTCCGACGCCGGGGGCGCGTTCACCCCGATCGGTGCGGGCGCGTTCACCCTCGCCGAGCAGCGGCCCCAGGAGGAGATCGTCCTGAAGGCGAACGCCGACTACTGGGAAGGTCGCCCCCACCTCGACGAGGTGCACGTGAAGTTCCTCAACGACCCGACCGCGTCGATGGACTCGCTGGAGTCCGACGCCGTCGACGCGGCGTTCCTGCGCGACGCCGACCTGGTCGACGAGCTCGTCGAGAAGAAGAGCCCCGGCTTCCTCAACCTGGTCTCGCTCGGCAACGTGGCCGTCATCAACGCGACCGAGGGCCGCCCGGGCGCCGACCCGCGGGTGCGCCAGGCGATGCACCTCGCCATCGACCCCGCCCTGGTCGCCAAGCGGGCCTTCGACGGCGCCGGGATCGCCAGCAACGCCGTGTTCCCCGAGCCGTCGCAGTGGGCGAGCGACGTCAAGCCGCTCCCCACCGACCCCAAGCGCGCCAAGGAGCTGCTGGAGGAGGCCAAGGCCGACGGCTTCGACGGCAAGCTGACCTACCTCGACGCCTCCGACCCGGCCTCGCGCGCCACGGCCCTGACGGTGAAGGCCTCGCTCGAGGCGGTCGGGTTCGAGGTCGAGACCGACCTGGTCCGCGACGTCCAGAGCCAGATCGCCAAGGTCGCGGTCGAGCAGAACTACGACGTCGCCGGCTGGGGCATCAGCTGGCGCGAGGCCGGTCCGTACGGCCGGATGTTCGCCACCCTGCACAGCGAGGGCAACCTGTCGGTCGGGATGCACACCGGACCCGAGATGGACGCGCTCTTCGACGAGTTCCAGGCCGCCGCCACCGAGGACGAGCAGCGCGACGTGATGTCGCGCATCCAGGAGCAGTGGAACGTCGACGTCCCGGCCCTGGTCTACGGCCCGACCACCGAGCTGCTCGCGTGGAACGACGACGTGCACGGGGTGGTCGACTCCACGAACACCCTGGTCCTGCTCGACGACGCGTGGGTGGAAGGCTCGTGA
- a CDS encoding Zn-dependent alcohol dehydrogenase codes for MTTYPTTDPGAFVAAATPGATRTRVRAAVLAAATGQLEFLELELDDWLAPDEVRVRVEACGLCHSDLHMIDGELPTAMPTVPGHEIAGTVEAVGSAVADLAAGDRVVACLSMFCGTCGECRSGRTFLCDRRNDLGRAERPVPRLLRDGQPVGQVAGLGGLIERTVLHRNSVVRVAADVPVDRAALLGCAVLTGVGSALNGAGVRPGDSVAVIGCGGVGLNIVQGARLAGATRIVAVDLGAEKLELARRFGATDVVDAGAVDAVAAVQELTGGVDHAFDVVGRQATVTQAVGMIRAGRTAYVVGIPPVGEQLVLPGLSLVTSAKGVRGLLMGANHFPRDIPVLADLYLQGRLELDALVSERIPLDEANAGFEQMRRGQAARVVVTFA; via the coding sequence GTGACGACCTACCCGACCACCGACCCCGGGGCCTTCGTGGCCGCGGCCACCCCCGGCGCGACCCGCACCCGGGTCCGGGCTGCGGTGCTGGCCGCGGCCACGGGGCAGCTCGAGTTCCTCGAGCTCGAGCTCGACGACTGGCTGGCCCCCGACGAGGTGCGCGTGCGGGTCGAGGCCTGCGGGCTGTGCCACTCCGACCTGCACATGATCGACGGCGAGCTCCCGACGGCGATGCCGACCGTGCCCGGCCACGAGATCGCGGGCACCGTCGAGGCAGTCGGGTCGGCGGTCGCCGACCTGGCGGCCGGGGACCGGGTGGTCGCCTGCCTGTCGATGTTCTGCGGCACCTGCGGGGAGTGCCGCTCCGGGCGCACGTTCCTCTGCGACCGCCGCAACGACCTGGGCCGGGCCGAGCGCCCGGTCCCGCGGCTGCTGCGCGACGGCCAGCCCGTGGGTCAGGTCGCCGGGCTCGGCGGCCTGATCGAGCGGACGGTGCTGCACCGCAACTCGGTGGTGCGGGTCGCGGCCGACGTACCTGTCGACCGGGCGGCTCTGCTCGGCTGCGCGGTCCTCACCGGCGTCGGCTCGGCGCTCAACGGGGCCGGGGTCCGACCGGGGGACAGCGTCGCGGTCATCGGCTGCGGCGGAGTCGGCCTGAACATCGTCCAGGGGGCCCGGCTGGCCGGTGCCACGCGCATCGTGGCGGTCGACCTCGGCGCCGAGAAGCTCGAGCTGGCCCGCCGGTTCGGTGCCACCGACGTCGTCGACGCCGGTGCGGTCGACGCGGTCGCAGCTGTCCAGGAGCTCACCGGCGGTGTCGACCACGCCTTCGACGTGGTGGGGCGCCAGGCCACGGTCACGCAGGCGGTGGGCATGATCCGGGCCGGCCGGACGGCGTACGTCGTCGGCATCCCGCCGGTCGGCGAGCAGCTGGTGCTGCCCGGGCTGTCGCTCGTCACCTCCGCCAAGGGCGTGCGCGGGCTGCTGATGGGGGCCAACCACTTCCCGCGCGACATCCCGGTGCTGGCGGACCTCTACCTGCAGGGCCGGCTGGAGCTCGATGCCCTGGTGTCCGAGCGGATCCCGCTCGACGAGGCGAACGCCGGGTTCGAGCAGATGCGTCGAGGCCAGGCGGCGCGGGTGGTCGTCACCTTCGCCTGA
- a CDS encoding aldehyde dehydrogenase family protein, with protein sequence MQHVRATYIDGRWGEGSGPELEVGSAADGSVLARFRGAGADDVERACAAADAAWPAWAATSVADRVDLLRRTADLVAKRADELGSVAAQEVGTPVRLASTVHGHLVAATVRDVATTLEAYAFEERIGNSLILREPIGVAAAITAWNYPLYQLATKLVPALAAGCTVVLKPSEVAPLTTIAFFEVLAEAGLPAGVANLVVGTGAEAGEALVTDPRVGIVSFTGSTQTGARIAELAAPGITRVTLELGGKSASVVLDDADLAQAVPASLRGCLMNNGQTCAALTRLIVPRSRLTEVEQLLAEAVAQLVTGDPRDDATDVGPVASAVQRERVLGHVRGALAEGAVLIAGGPDPVAEAPAGGHYVRPTVLRVEPHLRIAREEVFGPVLCVIPVDSEEEAVAVANGTDYGLSGAVWSGDPDRALAVARRLRTGQVAVNGGPFNISAPFGGYQRSGYGREGGRFGLEEYFEIKAVQL encoded by the coding sequence ATGCAGCACGTGCGTGCGACGTACATCGACGGGCGGTGGGGCGAGGGCTCCGGTCCGGAGCTCGAGGTCGGCAGCGCCGCTGACGGGAGCGTGCTGGCCCGCTTCCGCGGAGCCGGAGCGGACGACGTGGAGCGGGCCTGTGCCGCCGCCGACGCGGCCTGGCCGGCGTGGGCCGCCACGAGCGTGGCCGACCGCGTCGACCTGCTGCGCCGCACCGCCGACCTGGTGGCCAAGCGCGCCGACGAGCTGGGCTCCGTGGCGGCCCAGGAGGTCGGCACCCCGGTCCGGCTGGCCAGCACCGTGCACGGGCACCTGGTCGCCGCCACGGTCCGGGACGTCGCCACGACGCTCGAGGCCTACGCGTTCGAGGAGCGGATCGGCAACTCGCTGATCCTCCGTGAGCCGATCGGCGTCGCCGCCGCCATCACCGCGTGGAACTACCCGCTCTACCAGCTCGCGACCAAGCTCGTCCCGGCGCTCGCCGCCGGGTGCACGGTGGTGCTCAAGCCCTCGGAGGTCGCGCCGTTGACGACGATCGCCTTCTTCGAGGTGCTCGCCGAGGCCGGTCTCCCGGCCGGCGTCGCGAACCTCGTCGTCGGCACCGGCGCGGAGGCCGGCGAGGCGCTGGTGACCGATCCCCGGGTCGGCATCGTCAGCTTCACCGGGTCGACGCAGACCGGTGCGCGGATCGCCGAGCTGGCCGCGCCGGGCATCACCCGGGTGACCCTCGAGCTCGGCGGCAAGTCCGCGAGCGTCGTCCTCGACGACGCGGACCTCGCCCAAGCCGTGCCCGCCTCGCTCCGGGGCTGCCTGATGAACAACGGCCAGACCTGCGCCGCCCTCACCCGGCTGATCGTCCCGCGCTCCCGGCTGACCGAGGTCGAGCAGCTCCTGGCCGAGGCCGTCGCCCAGCTCGTGACCGGCGACCCCCGCGACGACGCCACGGACGTGGGTCCGGTCGCGTCGGCGGTCCAACGGGAGCGGGTGCTGGGCCATGTCCGGGGCGCCCTCGCCGAGGGAGCGGTGCTGATCGCCGGCGGACCCGACCCCGTGGCGGAGGCACCGGCCGGCGGCCACTACGTGCGGCCCACGGTCCTGCGCGTCGAGCCGCACCTGCGGATCGCCCGCGAGGAGGTCTTCGGACCCGTTCTCTGCGTGATCCCGGTCGACTCCGAGGAGGAGGCCGTCGCCGTGGCCAACGGCACCGACTACGGGCTGTCCGGCGCTGTGTGGTCGGGCGACCCCGACCGAGCGCTGGCCGTGGCCCGCCGGCTGCGGACCGGCCAGGTCGCCGTCAACGGCGGCCCGTTCAACATCTCCGCGCCGTTCGGCGGCTACCAGCGCTCCGGCTACGGGCGCGAGGGCGGCCGGTTCGGCCTGGAGGAGTACTTCGAGATCAAGGCGGTTCAGCTGTGA
- a CDS encoding aldehyde dehydrogenase family protein gives METRDRIHIDGEWVEPHGEERLELVDPRTGEVHATVRLADATDVDRAVAGARRVADHGPAWPVAARVAALRALHDRISERADLFADTMSAEMGSPAAFARQVQVGMPLATLATTADVLEGYAFDEPLGDSTIAREPIGVVAAITPWNFPLHQALAKVGAALAAGCPVVLKPAETTPLTAYLLVEAARDAGVPAGWLQLLPGRGSVLGSALAQHPDVDMVSFTGSTAVGRSIQRDAAGTIKRVALELGGKSPSVLLDDLDDEAFARAVRTSVGFGLMNTGQTCAAWTRLVVPEERYDDAVALASETARAFVPGENLGPLASEVQWDRVAGHLARAVEEGAEVVHGDPAPARPERGFHLGPVVLGRVTPEMAIGREEVFGPVVAIQTHGGDDDAVRLANATDYGLSAGVFGADPDRAFAVARRIRSGTVHVNGINGNKLAPFGGYKQSGLGREYGRFGLEEFLEIKSIQPPPRG, from the coding sequence ATGGAGACCAGGGATCGGATCCACATCGACGGCGAGTGGGTCGAGCCGCACGGCGAGGAACGCCTCGAGCTGGTCGACCCGCGCACCGGCGAGGTGCACGCCACCGTGCGTCTCGCGGACGCGACGGACGTGGACCGCGCGGTCGCGGGCGCGCGGCGGGTCGCCGACCACGGACCGGCCTGGCCGGTCGCCGCCCGGGTGGCCGCGCTGCGGGCGCTGCACGACCGGATCTCCGAGCGCGCCGACCTGTTCGCCGACACGATGTCGGCCGAGATGGGCTCGCCGGCCGCGTTCGCGCGGCAGGTCCAGGTCGGGATGCCGCTGGCCACGCTGGCCACCACGGCCGACGTGCTGGAGGGGTACGCGTTCGACGAGCCGCTGGGCGACTCGACCATCGCGCGGGAGCCGATCGGGGTGGTCGCGGCGATCACGCCGTGGAACTTCCCGCTGCACCAGGCCCTGGCCAAGGTGGGCGCGGCCCTCGCGGCCGGGTGCCCGGTCGTCCTCAAGCCGGCCGAGACCACCCCGCTCACGGCGTACCTGCTCGTCGAGGCGGCGCGCGACGCCGGCGTACCGGCCGGGTGGCTGCAGCTGCTCCCGGGTCGCGGGAGCGTGCTCGGGTCGGCGCTCGCCCAGCACCCGGACGTCGACATGGTGTCGTTCACCGGCTCCACGGCCGTCGGGCGCTCGATCCAGCGCGACGCCGCCGGCACCATCAAGCGGGTGGCGCTGGAGCTCGGCGGCAAGTCCCCCAGCGTCCTGCTCGACGACCTGGACGACGAGGCGTTCGCGCGCGCGGTGCGCACCAGCGTCGGCTTCGGCCTGATGAACACCGGCCAGACGTGTGCCGCCTGGACCCGGCTGGTCGTGCCCGAGGAGCGGTACGACGACGCGGTCGCCCTCGCGAGCGAGACCGCCCGGGCGTTCGTGCCCGGCGAGAACCTCGGACCGCTGGCGTCCGAGGTGCAGTGGGACCGGGTGGCGGGCCACCTAGCGCGCGCCGTCGAGGAGGGCGCCGAGGTCGTCCACGGCGATCCCGCACCGGCCCGGCCAGAGCGCGGCTTCCACCTCGGACCCGTCGTGCTCGGCCGGGTCACCCCCGAGATGGCGATCGGCCGGGAGGAGGTCTTCGGACCGGTGGTGGCGATCCAGACGCACGGCGGCGACGACGACGCCGTCCGGCTGGCCAACGCCACCGACTACGGACTCTCGGCGGGGGTGTTCGGGGCCGATCCCGACCGCGCCTTCGCCGTCGCCCGCCGGATCCGGTCCGGGACCGTGCACGTCAACGGCATCAACGGCAACAAGCTCGCGCCGTTCGGCGGCTACAAGCAGTCCGGCCTCGGCCGCGAGTACGGCCGCTTCGGCCTCGAGGAGTTCCTCGAGATCAAGTCGATCCAGCCCCCGCCGCGCGGCTAA
- a CDS encoding alpha/beta hydrolase: MALDAATIALLQQLAAAGGPPMHEVSPAEARARLAGLATLYPPGPEPARSEDVTVPTRAGSLAARVITPASPRGVLLYLHGGGWVVGSPAEHETLGRELAHRTGCTVVLGSYRLAPESPWPAAVEDAWDLLAWVSDHVVDLAGADAPLVVAGDSAGGNLATILARHARDAGGPPIALQVLVYPVVDHDFDNASYTDPANQLALNRDTLRWFWDHYVPEEHRDHPDVSPARADDLAGLPPAVVLTAEHDVLRDEGEAYAEALRAAGVPVSCRRFPGQMHGFFTMVGLLPAAAEALDHVAAELDRYLADPRPTPPTEEHA; this comes from the coding sequence ATGGCCCTCGACGCCGCCACCATCGCCCTGCTCCAGCAGCTCGCCGCCGCTGGTGGTCCGCCCATGCACGAGGTCTCCCCCGCCGAGGCCCGGGCCCGGCTGGCCGGGCTGGCGACCCTCTACCCGCCCGGCCCGGAGCCGGCACGCTCGGAGGACGTCACGGTGCCGACCCGGGCCGGCTCGCTGGCGGCGCGCGTGATCACGCCCGCGTCCCCCCGCGGGGTGCTGCTCTACCTGCACGGTGGCGGGTGGGTCGTGGGCTCGCCGGCCGAGCACGAGACCCTCGGCCGCGAGCTCGCCCACCGCACGGGCTGCACCGTCGTGCTGGGCAGCTACCGGCTCGCTCCGGAGAGCCCGTGGCCCGCCGCGGTCGAGGACGCCTGGGACCTGCTGGCCTGGGTGAGCGACCACGTCGTCGACCTCGCGGGCGCCGACGCGCCACTCGTGGTGGCCGGCGACAGTGCCGGGGGCAACCTCGCGACGATCCTGGCCCGGCACGCCCGCGACGCCGGCGGCCCGCCGATCGCGCTGCAGGTGCTGGTCTACCCGGTCGTCGACCACGACTTCGACAACGCGTCGTACACCGACCCGGCCAACCAGCTCGCACTCAACCGCGACACGCTGCGCTGGTTCTGGGACCACTACGTGCCCGAGGAGCACCGCGACCACCCCGACGTCTCACCGGCCCGGGCCGACGACCTGGCCGGGCTGCCGCCCGCGGTCGTGCTCACGGCCGAGCACGACGTGCTCCGCGACGAGGGCGAGGCGTACGCCGAGGCCCTCCGCGCCGCCGGCGTGCCCGTCTCGTGCCGCCGCTTCCCCGGCCAGATGCACGGCTTCTTCACCATGGTCGGCCTGCTGCCGGCCGCGGCCGAGGCGCTCGACCACGTCGCCGCCGAGCTCGACCGGTACCTCGCCGACCCCCGTCCGACCCCGCCCACCGAGGAGCATGCATGA
- a CDS encoding NAD(P)/FAD-dependent oxidoreductase, with protein sequence MSTTDPATPRAPEAATTVDAVVVGAGFAGLYALHRLRGEGLSVRVVEAGSDVGGTWYWNRYPGARCDIESVFYSYSFDADLAREWEWSERYAAQPEILSYLQHVADRFDLRRDITLDTRVLSAHLDEPAGRWTVTTDAGEQLSATYLVLAVGLLSSTNLPQIEGRDDFGGPTYHTGAWPHEPVDFTGRRVGVIGTGSSGIQLIPLVAEQAAHLTVFQRTPNFSLPAKNGAPDAAKVTRLREDHAAIKEELRSSSYGILLEPPTQSALEVSEAEREAKYRERWDEGTLTGILQAYNDLVRNEESNDTAAEFVRQRIAEIVRDPQVAADLMPQGYAYGTKRPCLDTDYYATFNREDVTLVNLRRTPIERITRTGVVAGGVEHELDDLVYATGYDAMTGPLLGIDLRGRDGRTLREAWADGPRSYLGIGVSGFPNMFTLTGPGSPSALSNAVVSIEQHVEWVADLLAHLQERGTPLVEADDRAEKEWTEHVQLAGNATLYPRTDSWYMGANVPGKPRVFLPYIGGVGNYRARCDQVARDGYPGFVIG encoded by the coding sequence ATGAGCACCACCGACCCAGCCACCCCCCGCGCCCCCGAGGCCGCCACCACCGTCGACGCCGTCGTCGTGGGCGCCGGCTTCGCGGGCCTCTACGCGCTGCACCGGCTGCGCGGGGAGGGCCTGTCGGTCCGCGTCGTCGAGGCCGGCTCCGACGTGGGCGGCACCTGGTACTGGAACCGCTACCCGGGCGCCCGCTGCGACATCGAGAGCGTCTTCTACTCCTACAGCTTCGACGCCGACCTGGCCCGCGAGTGGGAGTGGTCGGAGCGGTACGCCGCGCAGCCCGAGATCCTGTCCTACCTCCAGCACGTCGCCGACCGCTTCGACCTGCGGCGCGACATCACCCTGGACACCCGGGTGCTCTCCGCGCACCTCGACGAGCCGGCCGGCCGGTGGACGGTCACCACGGACGCGGGCGAGCAGCTGTCCGCGACGTACCTCGTGCTCGCCGTCGGCCTGCTCTCCAGCACCAACCTGCCCCAGATCGAGGGCCGCGACGACTTCGGCGGCCCGACGTACCACACCGGCGCCTGGCCGCACGAGCCTGTGGACTTCACCGGCCGACGGGTGGGCGTGATCGGCACCGGGTCCTCCGGCATCCAGCTGATCCCGCTGGTGGCCGAGCAGGCGGCGCACCTCACGGTCTTCCAGCGCACCCCGAACTTCAGCCTCCCGGCGAAGAACGGGGCGCCCGACGCCGCGAAGGTGACTCGCCTGCGCGAGGACCACGCGGCGATCAAGGAGGAGCTGCGCAGCTCGTCGTACGGCATCCTGCTCGAGCCCCCGACGCAGAGCGCCCTGGAGGTGTCGGAGGCCGAGCGCGAGGCGAAGTACCGCGAACGGTGGGACGAGGGCACCCTCACCGGGATCCTGCAGGCCTACAACGACCTGGTCCGCAACGAGGAGTCCAACGACACCGCTGCGGAGTTCGTGCGGCAGCGGATCGCCGAGATCGTCCGCGACCCGCAGGTCGCCGCGGACCTGATGCCGCAGGGCTACGCCTACGGCACCAAGCGCCCGTGCCTGGACACCGACTACTACGCGACGTTCAACCGCGAGGACGTGACGCTGGTGAACCTGCGGCGCACGCCGATCGAGCGGATCACCCGCACCGGCGTCGTCGCCGGCGGCGTGGAGCACGAGCTCGACGACCTCGTCTACGCCACCGGGTACGACGCGATGACCGGCCCGCTGCTGGGCATCGACCTCCGCGGTCGCGACGGCCGGACGCTGCGCGAGGCCTGGGCCGACGGGCCGCGCAGCTACCTCGGGATCGGGGTCTCCGGCTTCCCGAACATGTTCACGCTCACCGGCCCCGGGAGCCCCTCGGCGCTCAGCAACGCCGTCGTCTCGATCGAGCAGCACGTCGAGTGGGTCGCCGACCTGCTCGCCCACCTGCAGGAGCGAGGCACCCCGCTGGTCGAGGCCGACGACCGGGCCGAGAAGGAGTGGACCGAGCACGTCCAGCTCGCCGGAAACGCGACGCTCTACCCGCGCACCGACTCCTGGTACATGGGCGCGAACGTCCCGGGCAAGCCGCGGGTGTTCCTGCCCTACATCGGCGGCGTCGGCAACTACCGCGCCCGGTGCGACCAGGTCGCCCGCGACGGCTACCCGGGGTTCGTGATCGGCTGA
- a CDS encoding ABC transporter substrate-binding protein: MKRRRNVLRPAVVMVATLSLLVGCGGDDDSDGGGGGDAETSGEFEYTEGMVGGEDPGGDPKSGGQLSYAMYSEPRSLDPAVSIAAVTTGGTEMAAIYDVLLRYDTESQEFVPQLADSIEANAENTEWTLTLRDGVTFSDGTPLDAAAVKASQVRYSSARAPEAALWNDNVTSIEAPDDKTVVYSLNKPWTMFPAMLASGPGMIVGAAAGPVGEGFKPVGAGPFTFVHQRAGEEVLLEANEDYWNERANLDELRFVYLGEQTTIEDSFNSGSVEMAFFRDPDVVDGVLEAGHRGYSNLVAVSDTALINGGEGRPGSDVRVRKAIQMALAPDMVRQRVYDGHGMASTLLFPEYSRWFTEGVKGIEPDPEGAKKLLEEAKADGYDGKIAYLDANTSAARDTGQVTKAALEAVGFEVEIEMLPTVTDLINKLAVEKDYDLAGWGINYREGDPFSKLYASLHSTGTQTYGMPTSPEMDAALEEFQGAADQDAQRAAIVKIQEAWNENVPFLAWMPMAELTAWNDDVHGVKGAANSIVLLDEAWIG; encoded by the coding sequence ATGAAGCGACGCAGGAACGTGCTGCGGCCCGCAGTGGTGATGGTGGCGACGTTGTCGCTGCTCGTCGGCTGTGGTGGGGACGACGACTCGGACGGGGGAGGCGGAGGTGACGCCGAGACCAGCGGGGAGTTCGAGTACACCGAGGGCATGGTGGGCGGCGAGGACCCGGGCGGCGACCCGAAGTCGGGGGGCCAGCTGAGCTATGCGATGTACTCCGAGCCCCGCAGCCTCGACCCCGCGGTCTCGATCGCGGCGGTGACGACGGGCGGCACCGAGATGGCCGCCATCTACGACGTGCTGCTGCGCTACGACACCGAGTCCCAGGAATTCGTCCCGCAGCTCGCGGACTCCATCGAGGCCAACGCCGAGAACACGGAGTGGACCCTCACCCTGCGTGACGGGGTGACCTTCTCCGACGGCACCCCGCTCGACGCGGCGGCCGTCAAGGCCAGCCAGGTGCGGTACTCCTCGGCGCGCGCCCCGGAGGCGGCCCTGTGGAACGACAACGTGACGTCGATCGAGGCCCCCGACGACAAGACGGTCGTCTACTCGCTGAACAAGCCGTGGACGATGTTCCCGGCGATGCTCGCGTCCGGCCCCGGCATGATCGTCGGCGCGGCGGCCGGTCCGGTCGGCGAGGGCTTCAAGCCCGTCGGCGCCGGCCCGTTCACGTTCGTGCACCAGCGTGCCGGCGAGGAGGTGCTGCTCGAGGCCAACGAGGACTACTGGAACGAGCGGGCGAACCTCGACGAGCTGCGGTTCGTCTACCTCGGCGAGCAGACCACGATCGAGGACTCCTTCAACAGTGGCAGCGTCGAGATGGCGTTCTTCCGTGACCCCGACGTCGTGGACGGCGTGCTCGAGGCGGGCCACCGCGGCTACTCCAACCTGGTGGCCGTGAGCGACACCGCGCTGATCAACGGCGGCGAGGGCAGGCCCGGCTCGGACGTCCGGGTGCGCAAGGCGATCCAGATGGCGCTCGCGCCGGACATGGTGCGCCAGCGCGTGTACGACGGGCACGGCATGGCCAGCACGCTGCTCTTCCCCGAGTACTCCCGCTGGTTCACCGAGGGCGTCAAGGGCATCGAACCCGACCCCGAGGGTGCCAAGAAGCTGCTCGAGGAGGCCAAGGCTGACGGGTACGACGGCAAGATCGCCTACCTCGACGCGAACACCTCGGCCGCTCGCGACACCGGTCAGGTCACCAAGGCGGCCCTCGAGGCGGTCGGTTTCGAGGTCGAGATCGAGATGCTGCCGACGGTCACCGACCTGATCAACAAGCTCGCGGTCGAGAAGGACTACGACCTCGCCGGCTGGGGCATCAACTACCGCGAGGGCGACCCGTTCTCGAAGCTCTACGCCTCGTTGCACAGCACCGGCACCCAGACGTACGGCATGCCGACCAGCCCGGAGATGGACGCGGCCCTGGAGGAGTTCCAGGGTGCGGCCGACCAGGACGCTCAGCGGGCGGCGATCGTCAAGATCCAGGAGGCCTGGAACGAGAACGTCCCGTTCCTGGCCTGGATGCCGATGGCCGAGCTCACCGCCTGGAACGACGACGTCCACGGCGTCAAGGGCGCGGCCAACTCGATCGTGCTCCTCGACGAGGCGTGGATCGGGTGA